A stretch of Acetonema longum DSM 6540 DNA encodes these proteins:
- a CDS encoding PcfJ domain-containing protein: MEEQILRYLALFAKYPQSEYLSKCGLSAFIQSYLERYPVTRGLLNWRGKSLRKVLGFQPAKQELRYIVKTNLSGVTLAAWLALRKNGCPVLLPDLAAYGWLTETSVLKELHEAVPFDKLFTYQKRLEKRGELTAYFFRDYLDYVRECRQLGYDMSRKEILFPNKLAEKHIQNQRRIKHKRDRQLDQKILERYPQLVEKYKYAAHNFCIVVPKNSGDLIAEGHYLRHCVGNYIDRYANGFTDIVFLRKAADPAASYYTLEIYDGDILQCRGIKNCSPTEEIYAFLDEFKQHRLTKKRKKRAV; this comes from the coding sequence ATGGAGGAACAAATCCTGCGTTACCTGGCCCTGTTTGCCAAATATCCGCAGTCGGAGTATCTGAGCAAATGCGGCCTCAGCGCATTTATCCAGTCTTATCTGGAAAGGTATCCGGTCACCAGAGGTCTGCTCAACTGGCGCGGCAAATCACTGCGAAAAGTATTGGGGTTTCAGCCAGCAAAACAAGAGCTTCGCTATATCGTAAAGACGAATTTATCCGGGGTGACGCTAGCCGCTTGGCTGGCGCTCAGAAAAAACGGCTGCCCGGTTCTCTTGCCGGACCTGGCCGCTTATGGCTGGCTCACGGAAACCTCCGTCCTGAAAGAATTGCATGAAGCAGTTCCGTTTGACAAACTGTTTACTTATCAAAAGCGGCTGGAAAAACGCGGTGAGCTAACCGCGTATTTTTTTCGCGATTATCTGGACTATGTAAGAGAATGTCGGCAACTCGGCTATGATATGTCCCGCAAAGAAATTCTCTTCCCGAACAAGCTGGCGGAAAAGCATATCCAGAACCAACGACGCATCAAGCACAAAAGAGACCGGCAGCTTGATCAAAAAATCCTCGAGCGGTATCCCCAATTAGTAGAGAAATACAAGTATGCCGCGCATAATTTTTGCATCGTCGTCCCCAAAAATTCCGGCGACCTCATTGCCGAAGGGCACTACCTGCGCCACTGTGTCGGCAATTACATCGACCGCTACGCCAACGGGTTCACGGACATTGTCTTTTTACGAAAAGCGGCGGATCCGGCTGCTTCCTATTACACCCTGGAAATCTATGACGGCGACATTTTGCAATGCCGGGGAATAAAAAACTGCAGCCCTACTGAAGAGATTTATGCTTTTTTAGACGAGTTTAAACAGCACCGCCTGACGAAAAAACGAAAAAAACGGGCGGTGTAA